The following coding sequences are from one uncultured Bacteroides sp. window:
- a CDS encoding RagB/SusD family nutrient uptake outer membrane protein, with the protein MKKIYFIVTLALMILASCSGFLDQDNRSNVPSSQFYQTTTGFASLTNSAYSTLRKLYNMQPQLFVAGTDLYADGKSQGVVMGQYTFTADEGIIKDFYANCFKGIQLANSVIAYGETTAESSVRLQYIDEARFLRAWYYFQLVQQFGPVAVNTKMFDSAKMSHERSSLADVYKFIIDEFTYLLSPESKLLERSDSGTGRANKRAAAFYLSKVYLTRGWLNGADYEAQEETVAQTSDFENASKYALEAIDSETPSMSIENAFDFSNEENNEIFWSIQFSSASVENPVSDGSYQQAQFGSYLGGSEKPRNKAIDGSFAPSLRLQQLYARGDARLEQTFMLEFHQAYFDYYSAPTTSPIIYYYAPSWATDADIAAWRANDPYGIKTNTLVSKTILNGGIAPSNGSPATYKDRRSQDYGTACIKKFDDYSDASISNRNSTCSMHDVVVARLGEAYLIAAEAYLKMGKTGEAAQMINNLRKRPGTIREGYQTEMTVSANDVDIDFILDERARELAGEYVRWTDLKRTHKLVEYVTLYNEDGVLESAMKGPDGKYKTLRPIPQAAIDLNQAHVEQNPGY; encoded by the coding sequence ATGAAAAAGATATATTTTATTGTAACATTAGCTTTGATGATTCTTGCAAGTTGCTCCGGCTTTCTTGATCAAGATAATAGATCCAATGTTCCGTCGTCTCAGTTCTATCAAACTACAACCGGATTTGCCAGCCTGACGAATAGTGCATATTCTACTTTGCGTAAGTTATATAACATGCAGCCACAATTATTTGTAGCGGGTACGGATTTGTATGCCGACGGAAAAAGCCAGGGAGTTGTTATGGGGCAATATACATTTACTGCGGATGAAGGTATCATAAAAGATTTCTATGCTAACTGCTTCAAAGGTATTCAGCTGGCTAACAGTGTTATTGCTTATGGTGAAACGACTGCCGAATCGAGTGTGCGTTTACAATATATTGATGAGGCTCGTTTTCTACGTGCTTGGTATTATTTTCAGTTAGTTCAACAATTTGGTCCTGTTGCAGTGAACACCAAGATGTTTGATTCCGCAAAGATGAGCCATGAACGGAGTAGTTTAGCGGATGTCTACAAATTTATTATTGATGAGTTTACTTATCTATTATCTCCTGAATCTAAGCTATTAGAGCGTTCAGATTCTGGTACCGGACGTGCCAATAAAAGAGCAGCAGCTTTTTATCTGTCAAAAGTTTATCTGACTCGAGGATGGCTGAATGGTGCTGATTATGAAGCTCAGGAGGAAACTGTTGCGCAGACGAGTGATTTTGAGAATGCTTCTAAATATGCTTTGGAAGCTATTGATAGTGAAACACCTTCTATGTCCATAGAAAATGCTTTCGACTTTAGTAATGAAGAAAATAATGAAATATTCTGGAGCATCCAATTTAGTTCAGCTTCTGTAGAGAATCCGGTAAGTGACGGCTCTTATCAACAAGCACAGTTTGGTTCTTATCTGGGAGGTTCGGAAAAGCCTAGAAATAAAGCTATTGATGGCTCTTTTGCTCCTTCTTTACGCTTGCAACAGCTATATGCTCGTGGCGATGCACGTTTGGAACAGACTTTTATGTTGGAGTTTCATCAAGCCTATTTTGATTATTATTCGGCTCCTACAACTTCACCTATTATTTATTATTATGCTCCTTCTTGGGCTACCGATGCAGACATTGCAGCATGGAGAGCTAATGATCCGTATGGCATTAAAACAAATACATTGGTTAGTAAAACGATTCTAAACGGTGGTATTGCTCCTTCAAATGGTAGCCCTGCTACTTATAAAGATCGCCGTTCTCAGGATTATGGTACTGCTTGTATTAAGAAGTTTGATGACTATTCGGATGCTTCTATTTCTAATCGTAACTCTACATGTAGCATGCACGATGTTGTTGTTGCTCGTCTGGGTGAAGCTTATCTTATTGCGGCTGAGGCTTATCTTAAAATGGGTAAAACCGGAGAGGCTGCTCAAATGATTAATAATCTTCGTAAACGACCAGGCACAATCAGAGAAGGATACCAAACGGAAATGACTGTTTCTGCTAATGATGTTGATATTGATTTCATTTTAGACGAACGTGCTAGAGAGTTAGCAGGGGAATATGTTCGCTGGACTGATTTAAAGCGCACGCATAAACTAGTTGAATACGTAACTCTGTATAATGAAGATGGTGTCCTTGAATCTGCTATGAAAGGACCGGATGGCAAATACAAAACTCTTCGTCCTATTCCTCAGGCTGCTATTGATTTGAACCAAGCTCATGTAGAGCAAAATCCCGGGTACTAG
- a CDS encoding TonB-dependent receptor, producing MKRKGKLKVSLPKNKECFPKRAWFIYGLSLGLISLPLSAVAEDAVPNYSIEQSIHQNRKITGTVVDENAEPLIGVSILVKGTSSGVITDFDGNFSLDVPTDATLVISYVGYKKQEIKVGNQQKLSIIMLSDNKLLDEVVVVGYGVVKKSDLTGSVGSVKAENISAKGSTSLMESLQGQVAGVNISQSSSRAGDGFNIQIRGKSSLNGGEPLYVIDGVVCDNMNFLNPMDIEKVDILKDASSTAIYGSRATNGVVMITTKKGDTNASKVSVSYDGYYGVKTTANMPDFMSGDEFLNYRFSRYLVSSMNTSTGLTTWEMTPANFLNFWGGNSPVVKEIYANKNYTDWTDIVTRDGSQQNHFLNIAGNAKNIAYRIGLGYQKEEGILYDGYERWNLKAAIDNKISDKFSVGFSTNMSTSLKKSGSGNSILEGFRMTPTMPCYYWEGEKIGQPIVQPGKDAAIYPNGGGPTSSINPVVDRENSRDDTRAYDAMANLYFQYSPNKELTLKTTFSPMFSKSHRGIFYNSLTQARSGKTNMAENHNDQVFSYTWDTQANYSKTFGDHTLNALALFSVYQQKSEGDYMNVVDMPFDVDWYNLASGTVQSQYSYYNKLSMLSYVARINYGYKGRYMATISSRWDGSSKFQKDNRWGMFPSAALAWRISEEEFMASANKWLSNLKLRTSFGITGNNSGVGPYDTQALANIKYYYNMGSSVANGYGYTMTNSDLTWEKTTELNLGLDFGFFNNRISGSIDVYNKDSKDLLMNMETPFELGSYSGAIVNNVGKVNNKGLEVQLSTINVRNKNWNWETTFSFARNINTIKELNDAEEDLVGNKWFIGHSIDVVYGYKYLGVCTREEAETYAADPKMKTKFYEGEMKILDRDGNGTIDANDKMILGHNAPSWTGSFASNLSYKNLDFSVAVYTSQGGRVYSPFMGEFIDYSQRGMRRLNLDFYIPEGAPILGADGSVDNQDATHYGKYPFPTNGGNGKGGGAYWTSGGSEDRSQNFVDNSYVKIKNIIMGYTFPQKLISKLNITNLRIYANIINPFTFTNYKGFDPEWAGASVGDGTGGVSSRTYQIGVNLKF from the coding sequence ATGAAAAGAAAAGGTAAATTAAAGGTGTCCTTACCTAAGAATAAGGAGTGTTTTCCCAAAAGGGCTTGGTTCATTTATGGACTTTCTCTTGGACTAATTTCTTTGCCACTATCTGCTGTGGCTGAAGATGCAGTTCCTAATTATTCTATAGAACAATCTATTCATCAAAACCGAAAAATTACCGGGACTGTTGTCGATGAGAATGCTGAACCGTTAATTGGAGTTTCCATATTGGTAAAAGGAACCAGCAGTGGAGTTATAACTGACTTTGATGGTAACTTCAGTTTAGATGTGCCAACGGATGCAACATTGGTTATCTCTTATGTAGGCTATAAAAAGCAAGAGATAAAGGTTGGTAATCAACAAAAGTTATCTATAATCATGTTATCTGATAATAAATTATTGGATGAAGTTGTGGTAGTAGGTTATGGCGTTGTGAAAAAATCGGATTTAACAGGCTCTGTTGGTAGTGTAAAGGCTGAAAATATATCAGCAAAAGGTTCTACTTCGTTGATGGAGAGTTTGCAAGGGCAGGTTGCGGGTGTAAATATCTCTCAATCTTCTAGTCGTGCCGGAGATGGTTTTAATATTCAGATTCGAGGAAAAAGTTCTTTAAATGGTGGTGAACCCTTGTATGTCATTGATGGGGTGGTTTGTGATAACATGAACTTCCTGAACCCGATGGACATCGAGAAAGTAGACATTTTAAAAGATGCCTCTTCTACTGCTATCTATGGTTCCAGAGCTACTAATGGGGTTGTGATGATCACCACTAAGAAAGGAGATACTAATGCTTCAAAGGTGTCTGTAAGTTATGATGGATATTATGGGGTGAAGACTACTGCTAATATGCCTGATTTTATGAGTGGGGATGAGTTCCTGAATTATCGTTTTTCTCGCTATTTAGTATCTTCAATGAATACTTCTACTGGATTGACAACTTGGGAGATGACGCCTGCTAATTTCTTGAATTTTTGGGGAGGAAATAGTCCGGTTGTTAAAGAGATCTATGCTAATAAGAATTATACAGACTGGACTGATATAGTAACTCGTGATGGTTCTCAACAAAATCATTTTCTCAATATTGCAGGTAATGCAAAGAATATAGCTTATCGTATAGGTTTAGGTTATCAAAAAGAAGAAGGTATTCTTTATGATGGTTACGAACGTTGGAATTTGAAAGCTGCTATTGATAATAAAATCTCTGATAAGTTCTCAGTAGGTTTTTCTACTAATATGTCTACCTCTCTGAAAAAAAGTGGAAGTGGTAATTCTATTTTAGAGGGTTTTCGTATGACTCCTACTATGCCTTGCTATTATTGGGAAGGAGAGAAGATTGGTCAACCTATAGTGCAACCTGGCAAAGATGCAGCTATCTATCCTAATGGTGGTGGTCCAACTTCTTCTATTAATCCTGTGGTAGACCGTGAAAATTCAAGAGATGATACTCGGGCTTATGATGCTATGGCCAATCTTTACTTCCAATATAGTCCTAATAAGGAACTAACATTAAAGACGACTTTCTCTCCGATGTTTTCTAAATCACATCGTGGTATTTTTTATAATAGTTTGACACAAGCTCGTTCGGGTAAAACCAATATGGCTGAGAATCATAATGATCAGGTCTTTTCGTATACATGGGATACTCAAGCTAATTATTCTAAAACTTTCGGTGATCATACTCTTAATGCGTTGGCTCTATTTAGTGTTTATCAGCAAAAATCAGAAGGAGATTATATGAATGTTGTAGACATGCCTTTTGACGTAGATTGGTATAACCTTGCTTCCGGAACAGTGCAAAGTCAGTATAGCTATTATAATAAGCTATCTATGCTTTCGTATGTGGCACGCATTAACTATGGCTACAAAGGAAGATATATGGCAACGATCTCTTCACGTTGGGATGGCAGTTCTAAGTTTCAGAAGGATAATCGTTGGGGAATGTTTCCATCGGCAGCATTGGCTTGGCGTATTTCTGAGGAAGAATTTATGGCATCGGCTAATAAATGGCTAAGTAATTTGAAGTTGCGTACAAGCTTTGGTATCACAGGAAATAATTCAGGTGTGGGACCATATGATACTCAGGCATTAGCTAATATCAAGTATTATTATAACATGGGTTCATCGGTAGCCAATGGTTATGGTTACACGATGACTAATTCTGATCTGACGTGGGAAAAGACTACTGAACTAAACCTGGGACTTGACTTTGGCTTTTTTAATAACCGCATAAGTGGCTCTATTGATGTATATAATAAAGACTCCAAAGATTTGCTTATGAATATGGAGACTCCGTTTGAATTAGGTTCATATAGCGGTGCTATAGTCAATAATGTAGGAAAAGTAAATAACAAAGGTCTTGAAGTTCAGTTAAGTACCATTAATGTACGTAATAAAAACTGGAACTGGGAGACTACTTTCTCTTTTGCTCGTAATATAAATACGATTAAAGAGCTGAATGATGCGGAAGAGGATCTTGTGGGTAATAAATGGTTCATTGGTCATTCTATTGACGTTGTTTATGGATATAAATATCTGGGAGTTTGTACGCGAGAAGAAGCGGAAACTTATGCTGCGGATCCTAAAATGAAAACAAAGTTCTATGAAGGGGAAATGAAAATATTAGATAGAGACGGAAATGGAACGATCGATGCCAATGATAAAATGATTCTGGGTCATAATGCTCCGAGCTGGACCGGCAGTTTTGCCTCTAATCTTTCTTATAAAAATTTAGATTTTTCGGTAGCTGTATATACGAGTCAGGGTGGTAGGGTCTACTCTCCGTTTATGGGCGAGTTTATTGATTATAGCCAACGAGGGATGAGGCGTTTGAATTTAGATTTCTATATCCCCGAAGGAGCACCTATCTTGGGTGCGGATGGTTCTGTTGACAATCAAGATGCTACTCACTATGGTAAATATCCTTTCCCGACTAATGGTGGGAATGGTAAAGGTGGAGGTGCCTATTGGACTAGTGGAGGTAGTGAGGATCGTTCACAGAATTTTGTAGATAATTCGTATGTGAAAATTAAGAATATTATAATGGGATATACTTTCCCTCAGAAATTGATCTCCAAACTCAATATTACTAATTTGAGAATATATGCTAATATTATCAATCCATTTACTTTTACTAACTATAAAGGTTTTGATCCTGAATGGGCTGGTGCATCGGTGGGAGATGGTACAGGTGGCGTTAGCTCCAGAACTTATCAGATTGGTGTAAACTTAAAATTCTAA